In Alteribacillus bidgolensis, a genomic segment contains:
- a CDS encoding alpha/beta hydrolase gives MEVNRTIPPKWTKRFKIKLLIRIGIIAVILLVATMSLGLWVSSNMLLSPSFKGVTKDFSHCLPDTERYFGESCGNLRQTKEYSFQEVKFFSVNGYVLPGWLIRAEDNGGPPSNSAIMFVHAGGSDRREGTKYIGMYHRLGMDVLTFDLSCHGEAPCITSGLSFGERESTDVLSAYHYLKDQYDKVYAMGSSVGASSILIALPEMPDLESVIAENPYSSFEQLIMDAPESKSLPDWAVNNLIQLTKIRGKFDGQSSPENSLRLSSSVPIFFIHSKADHNTPYTQTEYLEGIYTGPKTLWEPKQGEHSAIWNTNRTDYEKRIKEFLK, from the coding sequence TTGGAAGTTAATCGTACTATACCTCCAAAATGGACTAAGAGATTCAAGATCAAGTTGTTGATTCGTATTGGAATAATCGCCGTTATTTTACTTGTAGCAACCATGAGTTTGGGTTTGTGGGTTTCAAGTAATATGCTTCTTTCGCCATCGTTCAAAGGAGTAACGAAAGATTTTAGTCACTGCCTCCCGGATACGGAACGATACTTCGGTGAATCTTGCGGCAACTTGCGCCAAACCAAGGAGTATTCGTTTCAGGAGGTCAAGTTCTTTTCTGTGAATGGCTATGTCCTGCCGGGTTGGTTAATTAGGGCTGAAGATAACGGCGGTCCACCTTCGAATAGTGCAATCATGTTTGTTCATGCTGGCGGTAGTGATAGGCGTGAAGGAACGAAATATATCGGTATGTATCATAGGCTGGGGATGGATGTGCTTACCTTCGATTTAAGCTGCCATGGAGAAGCCCCATGTATAACGAGTGGTCTGTCATTCGGAGAACGCGAATCGACTGACGTGTTATCGGCTTACCACTATCTAAAAGATCAATATGATAAGGTATATGCGATGGGTTCTTCTGTGGGTGCGTCATCCATTTTGATTGCTTTGCCCGAAATGCCTGATCTTGAAAGTGTGATTGCCGAAAATCCATATTCCAGCTTCGAACAGCTGATTATGGATGCACCTGAGTCCAAATCCCTTCCGGATTGGGCAGTAAACAATTTGATTCAACTCACAAAAATACGCGGAAAATTTGATGGGCAGAGTAGCCCAGAAAACTCACTGAGACTCTCAAGTTCCGTACCAATCTTCTTTATCCACAGTAAGGCCGATCATAACACGCCCTATACCCAGACGGAGTACTTAGAGGGCATCTATACTGGGCCAAAGACATTGTGGGAGCCTAAACAAGGTGAGCATTCTGCAATCTGGAATACAAATCGAACGGACTATGAGAAGCGGATCAAAGAATTTTTGAAATGA